A part of Oryctolagus cuniculus chromosome 4, mOryCun1.1, whole genome shotgun sequence genomic DNA contains:
- the EPM2AIP1 gene encoding EPM2A-interacting protein 1 gives MWVTPKRSKMEVDEALVFRPEWTQRYLVVEPPEGDGALCLVCRRLVASTRERDVRRHYEAEHEYYERYAAEGERAALVERLRQGEVPGAGPLTPEERAARAGLGLCRLLALKGRGWAEGDFVYQCMEVFLREVLPEHVGVLEGIDLSPEVARQRMLNIDKNLRAQLFRRARDFKAYSLALDDQAFVAYENYLLVFIRGVGPDLEVQEDLLTMINLTHHFSVGALMSAILEALQTAGLSLQRMVGLTTTHTLRMIGENSGLVSYMREKAVSPNCWNVIHYSGFLHLELLTSYDVDVNQIINTISEWIVLIKTRGVRRPEFQPLLTQSESEHGERVNGRCLNNWLRRGKTLKVIFSLRKEIEAFLVSVGATTVHFSDKQWLCDFGFLVDIMDHLRELSEELQITKVFAAAAFDHICAFEVKLNLFQRHIEERNLTHFPAFRELVDELKQQFKEDQKIFDPDRYQMVICRLQKEFERHFKDLKFIKKDLELFANPFNFKPEYAPISVRVELTKLQANTSLWNDYRIKDLGQFYAGLSAESYPIIKGVAYKVASLFDSNQICEKAFSYLTQNQHTLSQPLTDEHLQALFRVATTEMEPHWDDLVRGRNESNQ, from the coding sequence ATGTGGGTGACGCCCAAGAGGAGCAAGATGGAGGTCGACGAGGCTCTGGTGTTCCGGCCCGAGTGGACCCAGCGCTACCTGGTGGTGGAGCCGCCGGAGGGCGACGGCGCCCTGTGCCTGGTGTGCCGCCGCCTGGTCGCGTCCACCCGCGAGCGCGACGTGAGGCGCCACTACGAGGCCGAGCACGAGTACTACGAGCGGTACGCGGCGGAGGGCGAGCGCGCGGCCCTGGTGGAGCGGCTGCGGCAGGGCGAGGTGCCCGGCGCCGGCCCGCTCACGCCCGAGGAGCGCGCCGCCCGCGCGGGGCTCGGGCTCTGCCGCCTGCTGGCCCTGAAAGGCCGCGGCTGGGCGGAGGGCGACTTCGTCTACCAGTGCATGGAGGTGTTCCTGAGGGAGGTGCTGCCCGAGCACGTGGGCGTCCTGGAGGGCATCGACCTGTCCCCCGAGGTCGCCAGGCAGAGGATGCTGAACATCGACAAGAACCTGCGCGCGCAGCTCTTCCGCCGGGCCCGGGACTTCAAAGCCTACTCGCTTGCCTTGGACGACCAGGCCTTCGTGGCCTACGAGAACTACCTCCTGGTCTTTATCCGCGGCGTGGGCCCGGACCTGGAGGTGCAGGAAGACCTCCTGACCATGATCAACCTGACTCACCACTTCAGCGTCGGCGCGCTCATGTCGGCCATCCTGGAGGCCCTGCAGACGGCCGGGCTGAGCTTGCAGCGCATGGTCGGGCTGACCACGACTCACACTTTGAGAATGATCGGGGAGAACTCGGGGTTGGTGTCCTACATGCGAGAGAAGGCGGTGAGCCCCAACTGTTGGAATGTTATCCATTATTCAGGGTTTCTTCACCTGGAACTCTTGACTTCCTACGATGTGGACGTCAACCAGATCATAAATACTATCTCCGAGTGGATAGTTTTGATTAAGACCAGAGGTGTTAGGCGACCCGAGTTTCAGCCTTTACTAACCCAGTCCGAATCAGAGCATGGGGAAAGGGTGAATGGACGTTGTCTGAACAATTGGCTTAGAAGAGGGAAGACGTTAAAAGTGATATTCTCgctaagaaaagaaatagaagcatTCTTGGTTTCAGTCGGGGCAACCACAGTCCATTTCTCAGACAAGCAGTGGCTTTGTGACTTTGGTTTTTTGGTGGATATAATGGACCACCTTCGCGAACTCAGTGAAGAATTGCAGATTACTAAGGtctttgctgctgctgcctttGACCATATCTGTGCTTTTGAAGTTAAGctgaatttatttcaaagacatatTGAGGAAAGAAATCTCACACAttttcctgccttcagagaactTGTTGATGAGCTTAAACAGCAGTTTAAGGAAGATCAAAAGATATTTGATCCTGATAGGTATCAGATGGTAATCTGTCGGCTACAAAAAGAATTTGAGAGACATTTTAAGGATCTCAAGTTCATTAAAAAGGACTTAGAACTTTTTGCAAATCCATTTAACTTTAAGCCTGAATATGCACCAATTTCAGTAAGGGTGGAGCTAACAAAACTTCAGGCAAACACTAGCCTTTGGAATGACTACAGaatcaaagacttgggccagttCTATGCTGGGTTGTCTGCTGAATCTTACCCAATTATCAAAGGAGTTGCCTATAAGGTGGCATCTTTGTTTGATAGTAACCAAATCTGCGAGAAGGCTTTTTCCTATTTAACTCAAAACCAACACACTTTGAGCCAACCCTTGACAGATGAGCATCTGCAAGCCCTGTTTCGGGTTGCCACAACTGAAATGGAGCCCCATTGGGATGATCTTGTGAGAGGAAGAAATGAATCTAATCAATAA